A stretch of Oncorhynchus mykiss isolate Arlee chromosome 12, USDA_OmykA_1.1, whole genome shotgun sequence DNA encodes these proteins:
- the LOC110539176 gene encoding germ cell-specific gene 1-like protein: MGTECSRRGSLALTLNIVAFTCALSAVTTSFWCEGTRKVVKPFCTGPVTTRQSYCIRFNSSNINDSRLVQYIWESGEEKFLMRKFHTGIFFSCEQAADMNGFNCRDFKDIAPDHEKGVLWLCITAECLYLILLFTGGVLMWLELCPCLSVMNKLKLNAFAAMFTALSGLLGMVAHMMFTTAFQLAVAMGPEDWRPKTWDYSWSYILAWGSFATCMASAVTALNRYTKTIVEFKYKRRNIEKNLRIKQKLLEMDLPEQMWDMYLTAVPARGEGNAGPLDLPVNGQKPSTGAAYVMGLDSMTEPQGEAYC; encoded by the exons ATGGGGACAGAGTGCAGTCGGCGGGGGTCCCTGGCGCTCACCCTCAACATTGTAGCATTTACGTGTGCCCTGTCAGCAGTGACCACTAGCTTCTGGTGCGAGGGGACCAGGAAGGTGGTCAAGCCTTTCTGCACGGGGCCGGTGACGACCAGGCAGTCGTACTGCATTCGCTTCAACAGCAGTAACATCAATGACAGCCGGCTGGTGCAGTACATCTGGGAGTCGGGAGAAGAGAAGTTCCTGATGAGGAAGTTCCACACCGGCATCTTCTTCTCCTGTGAGCAGGCTGCTGACATGAATG GTTTTAACTGCAGAGACTTTAAAGACATTGCACCTGACCATGAAAAAG GGGTCCTGTGGCTGTGCATCACAGCTGAGTGTCTCTACCTCATCCTGCTGTTCACTGGGGGTGTACTCATGTGGTTAGAGCTGTGTCCTTGCCTCAGCGTCATGAACAAGCTGAAGCTCAACGCCTTTGCTGCCATGTTCACCGCCCTGTCAG GCCTTTTGGGGATGGTTGCCCACATGATGTTCACCACGGCCTTTCAGCTGGCTGTGGCTATGGGTCCGGAGGACTGGAGGCCCAAGACCTGGGACTACAGCTGGTCCTACAT CTTAGCATGGGGCTCCTTCGCCACCTGCATGGCTTCTGCGGTGACAGCACTGAACAGGTACACCAAGACCATCGTAGAGTTCAAGTACAAGCGGCGGAACATTGAGAAGAACCTGAGGATCAAGCAGAAGCTGCTGGAGATGGACCTGCCAGAGCAGATGTGGGACATGTACCTGACGGCTGTGCCTGCAAGGGGAGAAGGAAATGCTGGGCCTCTGGACCTCCCTGTCAATGGGCAAAAACCCTCCACTGGAGCAGCCTATGTAATGGGCCTGGACAGCATGACAGAACCACAGGGAGAGGCCTACTGCTAa
- the LOC110539177 gene encoding heparan sulfate glucosamine 3-O-sulfotransferase 3B1-like has protein sequence MAGSHHIQQDVPRVLHKLLFVFSLAVVCASLYFILSGCCDFILVDTAKHLKQTSQLLPLTELFQRKNASFEKRATDIGVRSAGAVGAQSANVGKDWTAARRLPQAIIIGVKKGGTRALLEFLRLHPDIRALGSEPHFFDRHYSRGLNWYRNLMPKALEGQVVLEKTPRYFVTADSPGRIHSMSQEVKLIVVVRDPVTRAISDYTQIISKTPGVPSFETLTFHNGTEEALKVDSLWSPIWIGLYALHLERWLAHFPLEQIHFVHGERLVSDPAGELGRVQDFLGLQRIITDKHFYFNKTKGFPCLKKPEGSSKPHCLGRTKGRPHADIHPQVILRLRQFYQPHNLRFYQMTGQDFGW, from the exons ATGGCTGGTTCTCATCACATTCAACAAGACGTTCCGCGAGTCCTGCATAAACTTCTCTTCGTGTTCTCCCTTGCTGTGGTTTGCGCGTCGCTGTACTTCATTCTCTCCGGCTGCTGTGATTTTATTTTAGTGGATACTGCGAAACATTTGAAGCAAACCTCTCAACTTTTACCTTTGACTGAGCTTTTCCAAAGGAAGAATGCCTCATTTGAGAAGAGGGCTACAGATATCGGTGTGCGCTCAGCAGGTGCAGTTGGTGCGCAATCAGCCAATGTTGGTAAGGACTGGACCGCAGCAAGGAGACTACCCCAAGCAATCATCATAGGGGTGAAAAAGGGCGGAACACGAGCTCTTTTGGAATTCCTAAGACTTCATCCTGACATTCGAGCACTTGGCTCTGAACCTCACTTTTTCGACAGACATTACTCACGTGGGTTGAATTGGTACAG GAACCTGATGCCCAAAGCTCTGGAGGGCCAGGTGGTCCTGGAGAAGACACCCAGGTACTTTGTGACAGCGGATAGCCCCGGCCGGATCCACTCCATGTCCCAGGAGGTCAAACTGATCGTGGTGGTGCGTGACCCTGTGACCCGCGCCATCTCTGACTACACCCAGATCATATCCAAGACTCCTGGCGTTCCCAGCTTTGAGACTCTGACGTTCCATAACGGGACGGAGGAGGCGTTGAAGGTGGACTCCCTGTGGAGCCCCATCTGGATTGGCCTGTATGCTCTGCACCTGGAGAGGTGGCTGGCCCACTTCCCCTTGGAACAGATCCACTTTGTCCATGGGGAGAGGCTGGTGAGCGACCCTGCAGGGGAGCTGGGCAGAGTCCAAGACTTTCTGGGACTTCAGAGGATCATCACAGACAAACACTTCTACTTCAACAAGACAAAGGGTTTCCCCTGCCTGAAGAAGCCAGAGGGCAGCAGCAAGCCCCACTGCCTGGGCAGAACCAAGGGCAGGCCACATGCTGACATCCACCCTCAGGTCATCCTCAGGTTACGTCAGTTCTACCAGCCACACAACCTGCGCTTCTACCAGATGACAGGGCAGGACTTTGGCTGGTAG